From the genome of Papaver somniferum cultivar HN1 chromosome 2, ASM357369v1, whole genome shotgun sequence, one region includes:
- the LOC113352564 gene encoding uncharacterized protein At4g15545-like has protein sequence MVLGSDHGAHQGALLRKRSPSSCFDIPEEILLLPSDPFEQLDIARKITSIALSARVAKLESESNRLKAKVEEKDDLISELQSQIETLDSALSETADRLTQIDQEKESLLKENESLSNTVKKLNRDVSKLEVFKKTLMQSLQEEEAPKGSSQVAKQTQGSPNSISSGSNHGEDDAAVLPPSVSSSISKSQFSETENSQEDSGNSVETEVVAAPRYGSQGPLLASYSNTPKLTPPGSPPSYPPRRTLSKPTSPRRHSISFSSTGSGMFDRSSIYSSMPASYQSSVSSSPAPEMASQSGRTRVDGKEFFRQVRSRLSYEQFGAFLANVKELNSHKQTREETLRKADEIFGVENKDLYTIFEGLITRNLH, from the exons ATGGTCCTTGGATCTGATCACGGTGCACATCAGGGTGCACTGCTTCG CAAGAGATCACCTTCGAGTTGTTTTGATATTCCAGAAGAAATTCTATTATTACCATCAGATCCATTTGAACAGCTCGATATTGCGCGTAAAATCACATCGATTGCCTTGTCGGCACGTGTAGCGAAACTTGAATCGGAATCGAACCGTCTTAAAGCAAAAGTTGAAGAGAAAGATGATTTAATATCTGAATTACAGTCTCAGATTGAAACCCTTGATTCTGCTCTTTCTGAAACTGCTGATAGACTAACTCAAATTGACCAAGAAAAG GAGAGTTTACTGAAGGAGAATGAATCTTTGTCAAACACAGTAAAAAAGCTCAATCGAGATGTTTCCAAG TTAGAGGTATTCAAGAAAACACTCATGCAGTCACTACAAGAGGAGGAGGCT CCAAAAGGATCTTCCCAAGTAGCTAAACAGACACAAGGAAGTCCAAATAGTATTTCTTCGGGATCAAACCATGGAG AAGATGATGCTGCGGTATTGCCGCCATCGGTATCATCTTCAATTAGCAAGAGTCAGTTTTCGGAAACTGAAAATTCACAAGAGGACAGTGGTAATTCAGTAGAGACAGAGG TTGTGGCAGCACCAAGATATGGTTCACAAGGTCCTCTACTAGCTTCTTACAGTAACACACCAAAGCTTACTCCCCCGGGTTCCCCTCCAAGTTATCCTCCACGAAGAACACTGTCTAAACCTACATCACCAAGGCGACATTCTATTTCATTTTCCTCCACAGGGTCAGGAATGTTTGATCGATCTTCAATTTACTCTTCTATGCCAGCCAGCTATCAGAGTTCAGTATCAAGTTCTCCTGCTCCTGAAATGGCATCTCAATCTG GTCGAACTCGTGTTGACGGAAAGGAGTTTTTCCGCCAAGTTAGGAGCCGTTTGTCTTACGAACAGTTTGGTGCATTCTTAGCCAATGTGAAGGAGTTGAACTCACACAAGCAAACCAGAGAG GAAACTTTAAGAAAGGCGGATGAAATATTTGGCGTGGAAAATAAAGACTTGTATACCATTTTTGAAGGATTGATAACACGAAATCTTCATTGA